A stretch of Anolis sagrei isolate rAnoSag1 chromosome X, rAnoSag1.mat, whole genome shotgun sequence DNA encodes these proteins:
- the LOC137094726 gene encoding mitochondrial import inner membrane translocase subunit TIM16-like isoform X2, translated as MITSGRGPGTDMAKYLAQIVLVGLQVVGRAFARALRQEFAASQAAANARGQAGPRSSSAAASSLSGISLQEAQQILNISRLSPEEIQKNYEHLFKVNDKSVGGSFYLQSKVVRAKERLDEELRIQSQGEQEPQHKAET; from the exons ATGATCACTTCCGGCCGTGGCCCAGGGACAGACATG gCCAAGTACCTGGCGCAGATCGTGCTGGTGGGCCTCCAGGTGGTGGGCCGGGCCTTCGCCCGCGCGCTGAGGCAGGAGTTCGCAG CCAGCCAAGCAGCAGCTAATGCCCGGGGACAGGCAGGGCCCCGATCCTCCTCTGCCGCAGCCTCCAGCCTCTCCGGGATCAGCCTCCAAGAGGCCCAGCAAATCCTCAACATCTCCAGGCTTAGCCCAGAGGAGATCCAGAAG AACTACGAACACTTGTTCAAGGTGAACGACAAGTCAGTGGGTGGTTCCTTCTACCTGCAATCCAAG GTGGTGAGGGCCAAGGAGCGCCTGGACGAAGAACTCCGGATCCAGTCTCAAGGAGAACAGGAACCGCAGCACAAGGCTGAAACGTAG
- the LOC132782063 gene encoding zinc finger protein GLIS2: MHSLDEPLDLKLSISRLREKGGWAPVGPKRLDPRASEEEEEEEEEEEGTPIASPPSPCSPNGGLPPRPRCPQDKREAPCPSQPPTIDLRLSPPPETPAGSSSFSSLRDLPSLRYIEALQSSFQFFLPLNAGGLPLPASAFLGAPKEKRLSPELPLQKQQLVCQWSKCHRPFDLLQDLVDHVNDFHVKPEKDTGYCCHWEGCARHGRGFNARYKMLIHIRTHTNEKPHRCPTCNKSFSRLENLKIHNRSHTGEKPYLCPYEGCNKRYSNSSDRFKHTRTHYVDKPYYCKMPGCHKRYTDPSSLRKHIKAHGHHISQEQQQEMLQAQGGPSAIIATSAASKGGSLAGDGPFASAQLLLPGLFGGPGLSGLPLGPPGGPLDLSALACAGLGSTAGIAGLPSPVLAPLNLAKSPLLSAPFASGGLGLPLVSLLAGASIAKAERCSHGNGARLLKGGGSGGIVRGSCKGLLERTDLARLRAGSPMPEEGLPLLPGGALDLSTGVNSGGNRNGSSGGEALPPGWVVIPTGSVLLKQAVN; the protein is encoded by the exons ATGCATTCCCTGGACGAACCCCTGGACCTCAAGCTGAGCATCTCCAGGCTCCGGGAGAAGGGCGGCTGGGCCCCCGTTGGCCCCAAGCGCCTGGACCCCCGGGcctcggaggaggaggaagaagaagaagaggaggaggaagggacccCCATCGccagccccccctccccgtgCTCCCCCAATGGTG GCCTCCCGCCGCGGCCCCGGTGCCCCCAGGACAAGAGGGAAGCCCCCTGCCCCTCGCAGCCGCCGACCATTGACCTCCGCCTCTCGCCACCCCCAGAGACCCCCGCAggatcctcctccttctcttctttgcgG gaCCTGCCTTCACTGCGCTACATCGAGGCCCTGCAGAGCTCCTTCCAGTTCTTCCTGCCCCTGAACGCAGGGGGGCTGCCCTTGCCCGCCTCGGCCTTCCTGGGGGCCCCCAAGGAGAAGCGTCTCTCTCCGGAGCTCCCCCTGCAGAAGCAGCAGCTGGTCTGTCAGTGGTCCAAG TGCCACCGGCCCTTTGACCTCCTACAAGACCTGGTGGACCATGTCAACGATTTCCATGTCAAGCCCGAGAAGGACACTGGGTACTGCTGCCACTGGGAGGGATGCGCCCGCCACGGAAGGGGCTTCAACGCCAG GTACAAGATGCTGATCCACATCCGGACCCACACCAACGAGAAGCCTCACCGCTGCCCCACCTGCAACAAGAGCTTCTCCCGCCTCGAGAACCTGAAGATCCATAACCGTTCACACACAG GGGAGAAGCCCTACCTGTGCCCCTACGAAGGCTGCAACAAGCGCTACTCCAATTCCAGTGACCGCTTCAAGCATACGCGCACACACTACGTGGACAAGCCCTACTACTGCAAGATGCCCGGCTGCCACAAGCGCTACACGGACCCCAGCTCCCTGCGCAAGCACATCAAGGCCCACGGGCATCACATctcccaggagcagcagcaggagatgCTTCAGGCGCAAGGAGGCCCCTCTGCCATCATCGCCACCTCCGCTGCCTCCAAGGGGGGCTCCCTGGCGGGGGATGGGCCTTTTGCTAGCGCCCAGCTCCTTCTCCCCGGCCTCTTTGGGGGTCCCGGCTTGAGTGGCCTGCCCCTTGGGCCCCCAGGTGGCCCCCTGGACCTCAGCGCCTTGGCCTGCGCCGGACTGGGCTCCACGGCAGGCATCGCTGGCCTCCCCAGTCCCGTCCTGGCACCCCTGAACCTGGCCAAGAGCCCCCTCCTCTCCGCCCCCTTTGCGTCCGGCGGGCTGGGGCTGCCCCTGGTCTCCCTGCTGGCTGGAGCCTCCATTGCCAAGGCCGAGAGGTGCTCCCACGGGAACGGAGCCCGGCTCCTCAAAGGCGGTGGCAGTGGCGGCATTGTCAGGGGCAGCTGCAAAGGGCTCTTGGAGCGGACTGACTTGGCCAGGCTGCGGGCCGGGTCCCCTATGCCCGAGGAGGGGCTTCCCTTGCTGCCTGGAGGTGCCTTGGACCTCTCCACAGGGGTCAACTCCGGGGGGAACCGGAACGGCAGCAGCGGGGGCGAAGCCTTGCCCCCTGGATGGGTGGTCATCCCCACTGGGTCGGTGTTGCTCAAGCAGGCGGTGAactga